One segment of Danio aesculapii chromosome 3, fDanAes4.1, whole genome shotgun sequence DNA contains the following:
- the grid2ipa gene encoding delphilin — protein MMRRFLKSQKGRFSLRQSRSGSRSASKDFYPNPSVLRDFPLTIGELALPANNQGWPEEFGFKLGGDGPSYILSVVEGSSAYMAGLQPGDQVLELDGQNVSSLSTKALVALAQTLKTVPPSIGVVSRIEQMDIAPGPDGRFGFTIVGDSPLLVEDCILNCPAGRSGLRAGDYVLEVNGIPVKQHETAAAMIKASQGRTLRLGVLRINRWQKRTSSSMKETYHSGEVVRQDRKHKALEFNKKVEEILGEEPEVKERLFDLLKQYANERDVEGLASTLPEILLTEEHQQLIDSIRIFIPKKHRQRFDEMVSQSLISRLRGRSFSEHRNNRLRRSRSEDHPERLLSVSTRASSVPRTANEEVVMPPARGLRKTTSLIAGHSSSFSTRRTVRVYKGNQSFGFTLRGHAPVWIDSVIPGSPAEKAGLKPGDRILFLNGLDMRSCSHEKVVSMLQGSGAMPSLVVEDGSPAFTMTEPEQVEVSPRSRAPVLSSLQWVAEILPPSIRVQGRTFSQQLEHLLTLQERYTICKALEAFFQHRNVDTLIVDVFPVLDTPAKQVIWQFVYQLLTYEEQEHCQNKISRFLGYKVALPAAEPEPPAHEPHRRSSSMKVTGTTYRSSVRGRSSDDLVIGTHLGMGICTEPVEVAPMRLTPGERQSGDGTSLPETPNNLTNLSAVYAELENVYAGKRSKSLKSRPPPAPDTLVSVDVFPHTNSQSVRAHSSTPSVRATSGSRKSVSAQPVPPPPPPPPPEPDPWMQETPLSPQCPCYPPGLPSQTSAESNPYISLDSPPLSPPSPPDYPPSPPIRKKRYTFSRPPRTADTDLFMEALSEQLGQQLSVDDFLSPENDYEEDVVQMTFQDEEEDVEVEEEEEEEEEEEEEEEEEGPYMPPELSSPSEVHSSSEDASSLTYSSSSEHIPPPPLTPPPPPPVQFNDPPPPAGFTPEHAPRQLTFRRHPGPPPPPPPRANPPPKRQSIHKVLPTRDELMSQQQVLQEHHSLPVQPTAGHPQQSQQQMHQSLPPMPSPEINQTSIPSHAIYEMQSQVHPAHQVHQHQQMQQDHQMHQFHQHKRHQSQSIKVHQSHRSHQPIQTQLSSSMDRLDRIERNPDRLIYEMQPQPLHSDQQVHHAYQMHQSHQAHLTSSMDRLDRLEQIQHLERLERMERIERLERADRQMHRAHMAQALSQVIQPPQQTQQQYNQQYQMHQSNQDYPPTQPPPPTRHIHQIEHIHQVQPIQSAPQYHQIHQPHQPHQTQQILSTFQPHPSQLHQQQQPLQQQLQQQQQQLQQQQQLQQLQQQQQLQQLEQQQQLQQQQIQQQQAQQQQQIQQQQQHRSTPQIPTVAQARQSPQPMYHEHRHHHHHRSHHEAQSQMQPPSTPQPQTHNQTEGLSVEPPPPPPLPPPCVPPPLPKASPPKSDSSHMSVKRLRWEQVENSEGTIWGQMEEDSDYDKLSDMVKYLDLELHFGTQKTPVALPEPSPQVETFKKKDVVEILSHKKAYNASILIAHLKLSPGELRQVLMTMSSERLEPPHIKQLLLYAPDDDEVRQYEQYRNDPGKLSEPDQFVLQMLSVPEYKTRLKSLHFKTTLQEKTEEMRGAYDCVFKASLELKNSKKLAKILEFVLAMGNYLNNGQPKTGKTTGFKINFLTELSTTKTVDGKSTFLHILVKSLCQHFPEVLDFGKELVMVPQAAKVNQRNITSDFNDLHATIQDIRLACQKMPATAEDRFAVVMSGFLENSHPAVQSLESLQQRAMEEFCKVASYFGEDGKATTTENFFGIFAEFIAKFERTLSDIQTENPPRSPRSPRAISPVAW, from the exons ATGATGAGAAGATTTCTGAAGAGCCAGAAGGGCCGCTTCTCCCTTCGCCAAAGCCGATCGGGGTCCCGGAGTGCCTCCAAAGACTTCT ACCCAAACCCCAGCGTGCTGAGAGATTTCCCACTGACTATTGGTG AACTGGCACTTCCAGCAAATAACCAGGGATGGCCGGAGGAGTTTGGCTTTAAGCTGGGTGGTGATGGACCGAGTTACATCTTGTCTGTGGTGGAGGGCAGCAGTGCTTACATGGCCGGACTGCAGCCGGGAGATCAGGTGCTGGAATTGGATGGCCAGAACGTCTCGTCTCTCAGCACTAAAGCTCTCGTTGCTCTGGCTCAGACCCTCAAGACTGTGCCTCCCAGCATCGGAGTCGTGTCTAGAATAGAACAG ATGGACATTGCCCCAGGGCCTGATGGACGTTTTGGCTTCACCATAGTGGGCGACAGTCCCCTGCTGGTGGAGGACTGCATCCTCAACTGTCCAGCGGGCCGCAGTGGACTGCGAGCAGGAGACTATGTGCTGGAGGTGAATGGGATACCAGTGAAGCAGCACGAGACGGCGGCGGCCATGATCAAGGCCTCTCAGGGACGGACTCTGCGTCTGGGTGTTCTACGCATAAACCGCTGGCAGAAACGCACCAGCAGCAGCATGAAGGAGACCTATCACAGTGGAGAGGTCGTCAGGCAGGACCGCAAACACAAAGCTCTGGAGTTCAACAAGAAG gtTGAGGAGATTTTGGGGGAGGAGCCCGAGGTGAAAGAGAGGCTGTTTGATTTGCTGAAGCAGTATGCAAATGAGAGGGATGTTGAAGGACTGGCGTCTACACTTCCAGAAATACTACTCACTGAAGAGCATCAGCAACTGATTGATAGCATCAG GATCTTCATCCCTAAGAAGCACAGGCAGCGCTTTGATGAGATGGTCTCTCAGAGTCTGATCAGTCGATTGAGGGGTCGAAGCTTCAGTGAGCACAGGAACAATCGACTACGACGCAGCCGGAGCGAAGACCACCCTGAACGGCTGCTTTCTGTGTCGACTAGAGCCAGCTCTGTGCCCCGGACCGCCAACGAGGAAGTGGTCATGCCTCCTGCCCGTGGCCTCCGCAAAACCACCTCGCTCATCGCGGGCCATTCCAGCTCCTTCTCCACTCGCAG GACAGTACGTGTATACAAAGGCAACCAGAGTTTTGGGTTTACTCTACGTGGTCATGCTCCAGTCTGGATCGACTCTGTGATACCAG GCAGCCCTGCTGAGAAGGCGGGTCTCAAACCTGGAGACCGCATCCTATTTCTCAATGGATTGGACATGAG GAGCTGTTCCCATGAGAAGGTGGTGTCCATGCTGCAGGGGAGTGGGGCAATGCCAAGCCTGGTAGTTGAAGATGGCTCACCGGCCTTCACCATGACTGAACCTGAACAGGTGGAGGTATCTCCCCGATCCCGTGCTCCTGTGCTCAGCTCCCTACAGTGGGTTGCTGAGATCCTGCCTCCCAGTATCCGTGTACAGGGCCGCACCTTTAGCCAGCAGCTTGAACACCTTCTCACACTCCAGGAGAGATACACCATCTGCAAGGCACTAGAAGCCTTTTTCCAGCACAG AAATGTAGACACTTTGATTGTGGATGTCTTCCCTGTGTTGGATACGCCAGCAAAACAGGTGATCTGGCAATTTGTTTACCAGTTGTTGACCTATGAggagcaagaacactgccagaaCAAGATCTCTCGCTTTCTTGGATATAAAGTTGCAT TGCCAGCAGCAGAACCTGAACCCCCAGCCCATGAGCCTCATCGACGCAGCAGCTCCATGAAGGTGACAGGAACCACCTACAGAAGCAGTGTGAGGGGACGCAGCTCAGATGATCTGGTTATTGGCACTCACCTGGGGATGG GGATTTGTACTGAGCCAGTGGAGGTGGCTCCTATGAGACTGACGCCTGGAGAGAGACAATCTGGGGATGGAACATCCTTACCAGAAACGCCTAACAATTTGACAAAT TTGTCAGCTGTGTATGCTGAGCTGGAGAATGTCTATGCTGGGAAAAGATCCAAATCCCTGAAGAGTCGACCTCCTCCTGCTCCTGATACTCTGGTTAGCGTGGATGTCTTCCCTCACACTAACTCACAGTCTGTTAGGGCACACTCTTCTACTCCATCTGTTCGTGCTACTTCAG GTAGTCGCAAATCTGTATCAGCACAACCTGTGCCACCTCCACCCCCACCTCCTCCTCCAGAGCCTGACCCTTGGATGCAGGAGACTCCTCTCAGTCCTCAGTGCCCCTGCTACCCCCCAGGTCTTCCTTCTCAAACCAGTGCCGAGTCCAATCCCTATATCAGTTTAGACAGCCCACCGCTCTCTCCACCCTCACCTCCTGACTACCCCCCTAGTCCACCCATTCGGAAAAAACGATATACCTTCTCACGTCCACCCCGTACAGCAGACACAGATCTGTTTATGGAGGCTCTAAGTGAACAGCTAGGACAGCAGTTATCTGTGGATGATTTCTTGTCACCGGAAAATGACTATGAAGAG GATGTTGTCCAGATGACTTTCCAGGATGAAGAAGAGGATGTAGAGgtggaagaggaagaggaggaggaggaggaggaggaagaggaggaggaggaagagggtCCGTACATGCCTCCTGAGCTAAGCAGTCCGAGTGAAGTGCATAGTAGTAGTGAGGATGCCAGCTCTCTCACCTACTCCTCCAGCTCTGAGCACATTCCTCCACCTCCTCTGACTCCTCCTCCCCCTCCCCCTGTCCAATTCAATGACCCTCCTCCACCTGCTGGGTTCACCCCTGAACATGCACCTCGACAGCTGACATTCCGTCGTCATCCTGGACCTCCTCCACCACCTCCACCAAGGGCCAACCCACCTCCAAAGCGGCAGTCCATTCACAAGGTACTACCCACACGTGATGAGCTGATGAGCCAGCAACAAGTCCTTCAGGAGCACCATTCACTTCCAGTTCAACCAACAGCTGGCCATCCTCAGCAATCTCAGCAGCAGATGCACCAATCTTTACCTCCTATGCCCTCTCCAGAAATAAACCAGACATCCATCCCCAGTCATGCGATCTATGAAATGCAGTCTCAGGTTCATCCAGCTCACCAGGTTCATCAACATCAACAGATGCAACAGGATCACCAGATGCATCAATTTCATCAACATAAACGTCATCAATCTCAATCGATCAAAGTACACCAAAGCCATCGCTCACACCAGCCTATTCAGACTCAACTCTCTAGCTCAATGGATAGGCTTGACAGGATTGAACGAAATCCAGATAGACTTATCTATGAGATGCAGCCCCAACCCCTGCATTCAGATCAACAAGTGCATCATGCTTATCAGATGCACCAGAGTCATCAGGCTCACCTTACAAGCTCCATGGATAGACTTGACCGCTTGGAGCAGATCCAGCACTTGGAACGCTTGGAGCGTATGGAGCGGATTGAGAGACTGGAGAGGGCAGATAGACAAATGCACCGGGCACACATGGCTCAAGCTCTTTCTCAAGTTATTCAACCACCTCAGCAGACTCAGCAACAGTACAACCAGCAGTACCAGATGCATCAATCTAATCAAGACTACCCACCAACCCAGCCTCCTCCACCAACTCGCCACATTCACCAGATTGAACACATACATCAGGTCCAGCCCATTCAGTCGGCTCCCCAATACCACCAGATTCACCAGCCCCATCAACCTCACCAGACCCAACAGATTCTGTCTACCTTCCAGCCTCACCCTTCACAACTGCATCAGCAACAACAACCGCTTCAGCAGCAgttgcagcagcagcaacaacagctTCAGCAGCAGCAACAACTTCAGCAGCTTCAGCAGCAACAACAGCTTCAGCAGCTCGAGCAACAACAACAGCTTCAGCAACAGCAGATTCAACAGCAACAAGCTCAGCAGCAACAACAGATTCAGCAGCAACAACAGCATCGCTCAACTCCCCAGATTCCCACTGTTGCACAGGCTAGACAGAGCCCTCAGCCCATGTACCATGAACATCGTCATCACCACCACCACCGTAGCCACCATGAAGCTCAGTCCCAAATGCAACCACCAAGTACACCCCAACCTCAAACTCACAACCAAACTGAAGGTTTGTCTGTAGAACCACCTCCACCGCCCCCTTTACCCCCACCTTGTGTGCCTCCTCCACTCCCAAAAGCTTCCCCTCCAAAATCTGATTCCAGTCATATGAGTGTAAAGCGGCTACGCTGGGAACAAGTGGAAAATTCTGAAGGAACCATTTGGGGACAG atggaaGAAGACTCTGATTATGACAAGCTGAGTGACATGGTGAAATACCTAGACCTGGAGCTTCATTTTGGTACACAAAAGACTCCTG TTGCTCTTCCAGAGCCCTCACCTCAGGTGGAGACTTTCAAAAAGAAAGATGTGGTGGAGATTCTCTCCCATAAGAAAGCCTACAATGCTT CAATCTTGATTGCCCATCTAAAGCTATCACCAGGCGAGCTACGTCAAGTTCTAATGACAATGTCAAGTGAACGTTTGGAGCCACCACATATCAAACAACTCCTCCTGTATGCACCAGACGATGATGAGGTCAGACAGTACGAGCAGTACAGAAATGACCCAGGCAAACTCAGTGAGCCCGATCAGTTTGTCCTACAG ATGCTTTCAGTGCCAGAGTATAAGACTCGCTTGAAAAGCCTGCATTTTAAGACCACGTTGCAAGAGAAAACAGAGGAGATGAGAGGGGCCTACGATTGTGTTTTCAAGGCTTCACTGGAGCTCAAGAACAGCAAAAAACTTGCCAAAATTCTGGAG TTTGTGCTGGCTATGGGGAACTATCTGAACAACGGCCAACCTAAGACTGGCAAAACAACTGGATTTAAAATCAATTTCCTCACTGAA CTCAGTACTAccaaaacagttgatggaaaatCAACATTTCTGCATATCCTGGTAAAGTCATTGTGCCAGCACTTTCCAGAGGTTCTAGACTTTGGGAAGGAGCTAGTGATGGTGCCACAAGCAGCTAAAG tgaatcaaagaaacatcACCTCTGATTTTAATGATCTACATGCCACAATCCAGGACATTCGTTTAGCCTGCCAGAAGATGCCAGCGACCGCTGAGGACCGATTTGCTGTTGTTATGAGT GGGTTTCTGGAAAACAGTCACCCTGCAGTGCAGTCTCTGGAGTCTTTGCAGCAGAGAGCGATGGAGGAGTTCTGCAAAGTTGCATCATACTTTGGTGAGGATGGAAAGGCCACCACGACAGAGAATTTCTTTGGTATCTTCGCAGAGTTCATTGCTAAATTTGAG AGGACTTTGAGTGACATTCAGACTGAAAACCCTCCACGAAGCCCCAGGAGCCCTCGCGCCATCTCTCCTGTAGCCTGGTAA